One segment of Flavobacteriales bacterium DNA contains the following:
- a CDS encoding DUF5103 domain-containing protein gives MRRNLSQTHPEQRYNFSVELIVIFFTLLCGVCRALPPETNTRDSIYTTQGDALINQCNFDNIRTIQLYPEGSPMAFPLLELGGGYNLELHFDDLDAAYQDYSYRFVHCTADWKPSGLMADEFMTGFSDNPIMNYRPSFNTLRTYTHYSLRLPNNDVQFTISGNYIIKVYLRNDPEQVVFTRRFLVLDRKLTIKPDLKRASRLDDMNYKQEIDFEVYRGNYRIEDPYGALKTVILQNSRWDNAKTDMKPLFVKDDVLIFDDDLDNVFPGGNEFRFFDVKSTRYWSERIKNITSDSSGFHITLLNDEKRSFKRYYSYSDLNGSRLIAVQEGRDPETDADYVGVTFTLPMAHPVNGGDLFIFGALSDWQCKEQFRMHFDKERLAYKAKLNLKQGYYNYSYAFLEKGFTEADLTLIEGTHSETENDYIILIYDHPFGSDYDHLIGFLQFNSMNKL, from the coding sequence ATGAGACGAAACCTGTCTCAGACACATCCTGAGCAGCGATATAATTTTTCAGTGGAGTTGATTGTCATTTTCTTCACGCTATTATGTGGTGTGTGTCGTGCACTGCCACCGGAAACCAACACCCGTGACAGCATCTATACTACCCAGGGTGACGCGCTGATCAATCAGTGTAATTTTGACAATATCCGAACCATACAGCTATATCCTGAGGGAAGTCCGATGGCATTCCCTCTTCTGGAGCTTGGCGGCGGTTACAACCTGGAACTGCATTTTGATGACCTGGATGCCGCTTATCAGGATTATTCTTATCGGTTCGTGCATTGTACAGCAGATTGGAAGCCTTCGGGTTTGATGGCCGATGAATTCATGACCGGCTTTTCCGATAACCCGATCATGAACTATCGCCCTTCCTTTAACACATTGCGTACATACACCCATTACAGCCTGCGGTTGCCCAACAATGATGTACAGTTTACAATTTCGGGTAACTATATCATTAAGGTATATCTCCGCAATGATCCCGAACAGGTGGTGTTTACCAGGCGATTTCTTGTACTGGATCGCAAACTAACCATCAAGCCCGATCTCAAGCGCGCCTCCAGGCTCGACGATATGAACTATAAGCAGGAGATCGATTTTGAAGTGTACAGGGGAAACTATCGGATAGAAGATCCCTACGGAGCATTGAAGACCGTAATTCTGCAAAATAGCCGGTGGGACAATGCAAAAACTGACATGAAGCCTTTGTTTGTAAAAGATGATGTATTGATTTTCGATGATGACCTGGATAATGTCTTTCCCGGCGGCAATGAATTTCGCTTTTTTGATGTAAAGAGTACCCGGTATTGGTCAGAAAGAATAAAAAACATCACATCCGATTCTTCAGGTTTTCATATCACCCTGTTGAATGATGAAAAACGTTCCTTTAAAAGGTACTACAGTTATTCTGATCTGAACGGCAGTCGACTCATCGCTGTGCAGGAAGGCAGAGATCCGGAAACCGATGCGGATTATGTCGGTGTGACATTTACTCTACCAATGGCCCACCCGGTCAACGGTGGCGACCTGTTTATTTTCGGCGCATTGTCAGATTGGCAATGCAAGGAACAATTCCGAATGCATTTTGATAAAGAAAGACTGGCTTACAAAGCCAAACTAAACCTCAAACAAGGGTACTATAATTATAGCTATGCGTTTCTGGAGAAGGGTTTCACCGAAGCGGACCTAACCCTGATAGAGGGCACCCACTCCGAAACAGAGAATGATTACATCATCCTTATATATGATCATCCCTTCGGTTCAGACTACGATCACCTGATAGGCTTTTTGCAATTTAACAGCATGAACAAATTGTAA
- the apaG gene encoding Co2+/Mg2+ efflux protein ApaG, with protein sequence MFTKVTKGIKISVKSKYEPAYSDPDQPHFVFSYSITIRNESQQTVQLTRRYWEIIDSNGDYREVEGEGVVGNRPVLHPGEEYSYESVCNLLTDFGLMRGKYLMVSDVDGSPFEVTIPEFQLEAPFRLN encoded by the coding sequence ATGTTTACCAAGGTAACAAAGGGAATTAAAATCAGCGTTAAGAGCAAGTACGAACCGGCATATTCAGATCCGGATCAGCCTCATTTTGTCTTTTCCTACTCCATTACCATTCGCAACGAAAGTCAACAAACAGTGCAACTTACAAGGCGCTACTGGGAGATCATTGATTCCAACGGAGATTACCGGGAAGTGGAAGGCGAAGGGGTTGTTGGAAATCGTCCGGTACTTCACCCGGGGGAAGAATATAGCTATGAATCGGTTTGCAACCTCCTTACCGATTTTGGTTTGATGCGCGGAAAATACCTGATGGTGAGCGATGTGGATGGAAGTCCGTTCGAAGTTACCATCCCTGAGTTCCAGCTGGAAGCCCCATTCCGTCTTAACTAA
- the pruA gene encoding L-glutamate gamma-semialdehyde dehydrogenase, which produces MPKGIYHVPKAVNEPIKAYTPGSPERASLQKTIEEMRASQMDIPMIIGGKEVRTKTTVNMAPPHDHKHSLGHFHKGDKSHVQAAIDAALKARSAWAEMAWEHRASIFLKAAELVAGPYRDRINAATMLCQSKNVFQAEIDSACELADFLRFNVQYMTEIYADQPISSPGVWNRLEYRPLEGFVFALSPFNFTAIGGNLVSAPAMLGNVVVWKPANTQVYAAYVIMEIFKKAGLPDGVVNFIPTDGPVAGDLILSHPDFAGFHFTGSTGVFQGIWKKIGENISTYKSYPRVVGETGGKDFIIAHPSADAKEVATAISRGAFEYQGQKCSAASRAYIPKSMWDAVKEAVVADVKSFKMGGTEDFSNFVNAVIDEKSFDKLAGYLDRVKADKEAEIIVGGGYDKSKGYFIEPTVVRTTDPKYVTMCEELFGPIITIYVYEDDKYEETLDVLNETSPYALTGAIFSGDRYIIEHTTKKLSGAAGNFYINDKCTGAVVGQQPFGGARASGTNDKAGSKWNLMRWLSPRTIKETFVPPTDYRYPFLG; this is translated from the coding sequence ATGCCCAAAGGAATTTACCATGTACCGAAAGCTGTAAACGAACCGATCAAAGCTTATACACCCGGAAGTCCGGAGCGCGCATCATTGCAAAAGACCATCGAAGAAATGCGTGCATCCCAGATGGACATCCCAATGATCATAGGTGGCAAGGAGGTCAGAACAAAGACGACCGTGAATATGGCACCTCCTCACGATCACAAGCACAGCCTCGGACATTTTCATAAAGGAGACAAAAGTCATGTGCAGGCAGCCATAGATGCAGCATTGAAGGCACGTTCCGCATGGGCTGAGATGGCCTGGGAACATCGCGCCTCTATTTTTCTTAAAGCAGCGGAACTCGTGGCCGGTCCTTACCGGGACCGCATCAACGCGGCTACGATGCTCTGCCAATCAAAGAACGTATTTCAGGCAGAGATTGATTCCGCCTGCGAACTGGCCGACTTCCTGAGATTCAATGTACAATACATGACAGAGATTTATGCAGACCAGCCAATCTCGTCGCCTGGAGTGTGGAACCGCCTGGAATACCGTCCGCTCGAAGGCTTTGTTTTTGCGCTCAGTCCGTTCAACTTCACCGCCATCGGTGGAAACCTGGTTTCCGCCCCAGCCATGCTGGGAAATGTGGTGGTCTGGAAACCGGCCAACACACAGGTTTATGCAGCTTATGTGATCATGGAGATATTCAAGAAAGCCGGCCTTCCTGATGGAGTGGTGAACTTCATCCCTACCGATGGCCCGGTAGCGGGTGACCTTATATTATCTCATCCAGACTTTGCCGGATTTCACTTTACCGGATCAACCGGCGTTTTTCAGGGTATCTGGAAGAAGATCGGTGAGAATATATCCACCTATAAATCATATCCGCGGGTCGTTGGTGAGACAGGCGGAAAGGATTTCATCATTGCACACCCCAGTGCGGATGCCAAGGAGGTGGCCACCGCCATCTCAAGAGGGGCCTTCGAATATCAAGGACAAAAATGTTCTGCTGCTTCCCGCGCATACATTCCTAAAAGCATGTGGGATGCGGTAAAGGAAGCCGTTGTCGCGGATGTGAAGTCCTTTAAAATGGGCGGCACCGAAGATTTTTCAAATTTCGTGAACGCCGTGATCGATGAAAAATCCTTCGACAAACTGGCCGGTTACCTGGATCGCGTCAAGGCCGACAAAGAAGCGGAAATCATCGTGGGCGGTGGCTATGACAAATCCAAGGGATACTTCATTGAACCCACCGTGGTCAGAACAACCGATCCCAAATATGTGACCATGTGCGAAGAACTCTTCGGTCCCATCATCACCATTTATGTTTATGAAGATGACAAATACGAAGAGACCCTGGATGTGCTGAACGAGACTTCTCCATACGCACTCACCGGTGCCATCTTCTCGGGCGACCGTTACATCATTGAGCACACCACCAAAAAACTGTCGGGTGCCGCAGGGAATTTCTATATCAACGATAAGTGCACTGGTGCCGTCGTTGGCCAGCAACCTTTCGGTGGAGCCAGGGCTTCCGGCACTAACGATAAGGCCGGATCAAAATGGAACCTGATGCGCTGGCTCTCTCCGAGGACGATCAAAGAAACCTTTGTACCGCCCACAGACTACCGCTATCCATTCCTTGGGTAA
- a CDS encoding septum formation initiator family protein, translated as MDRLRKLIDFLSPYLKNWYVVTSLVFCIWMLVFDRHNLISQVRERRKLNQLKEDQAYFTKENEANRVRMKELMSDPENLEKFAREQYLMKKDNEDVFVIVEE; from the coding sequence ATGGACCGGCTCCGCAAACTGATAGATTTTTTATCACCATACCTGAAGAATTGGTACGTGGTAACCAGTCTGGTTTTCTGCATCTGGATGTTGGTGTTCGATCGCCATAATCTGATTTCGCAGGTCCGGGAGCGCAGAAAACTCAATCAGTTGAAAGAAGACCAGGCGTATTTCACCAAAGAGAATGAAGCCAACCGGGTGCGCATGAAAGAACTCATGAGCGACCCGGAAAACCTGGAGAAGTTCGCCCGTGAACAATACCTCATGAAAAAAGACAATGAGGACGTGTTTGTGATTGTGGAAGAATGA
- a CDS encoding DinB family protein, whose product MDVREHILTLQHNREVFASLLAPVPDDEAHWRPEENKWCLLEIVCHLIDEEREDFRARVDHVLHRPGQAMPGIDPSAWVSERKYMERAFGEMREAFLKERDASVKWLCELINPVWDNAYQHPKLGSMTARLFLNNWVAHDMLHVRQIIRTRYKYLEKSGGTSLSYAGDW is encoded by the coding sequence ATGGACGTCCGCGAACATATCCTCACCCTGCAACATAACCGGGAAGTCTTTGCCAGTCTGCTGGCCCCTGTTCCGGATGACGAGGCGCACTGGAGACCGGAAGAAAACAAATGGTGTTTGCTGGAGATCGTATGTCATCTGATTGATGAGGAAAGGGAGGATTTTCGTGCACGTGTTGATCACGTCCTGCACAGGCCGGGACAGGCGATGCCTGGTATAGACCCGTCTGCCTGGGTCAGCGAAAGAAAATACATGGAGCGTGCCTTTGGGGAGATGCGGGAAGCTTTTCTGAAAGAGCGGGATGCATCTGTGAAGTGGCTTTGTGAATTAATTAACCCGGTGTGGGATAACGCCTATCAACACCCGAAACTCGGGTCCATGACTGCCAGATTGTTCCTGAACAACTGGGTGGCTCACGACATGCTGCACGTGCGTCAGATCATCCGCACACGGTATAAGTATCTTGAAAAATCCGGAGGTACTTCCCTGTCTTACGCCGGAGACTGGTGA
- a CDS encoding methylmalonyl-CoA mutase family protein, whose protein sequence is MKEKTKEQHKERKASFDTDAGISIDRVYGPADIEQPGTFPYTRGVQPDMYRSRLWTMRQYAGFSTAEESNKRYHYLLNNGTTGLSVAFDLPTQIGYDSDHELSEGEVGKSGVAIDTLRDIEILFDGISLEKVSTSMTINSTASILLAMYIALAKKQGADLKNLSGTIQNDLLKEYAARGTYIYPPKASMRIITDIFDFCSKELPKWNTISVSGYHIREAGSTAVQELAFTLANGKAYVKAAQEKGLDINVFARRISFFFNAHNNLFEEVAKFRAGRRIWAKITKELGATDPKAQMLRFHTQTGGSTLTAQQPQNNIVRVGLQALSAVLGGTQSLHTNGYDEALALPTEEAATIALRTQQIIAHESGVADTVDPLAGSYFVEYLTDEMERKTMEYIARIDAMGGAVQAIEDGYIQKEIAQSAFRYQDDIEKQKKIIVGVNAFTGGEQAHGDLFRVDDSVRDEQIKKLHKVKAERNQAEVDNSLQALEAAARGEQNVMPHILSATEAYASLGEIADVMRNVFGEFEG, encoded by the coding sequence ATGAAAGAGAAAACGAAAGAACAGCACAAAGAGCGTAAAGCTTCCTTTGATACAGATGCGGGCATCTCTATCGACCGTGTATACGGCCCCGCGGATATAGAGCAACCAGGAACTTTCCCCTACACACGTGGCGTTCAACCGGACATGTACCGGTCCAGGTTATGGACCATGCGCCAGTATGCGGGATTCTCCACAGCAGAGGAATCCAACAAACGATACCACTACCTGCTTAACAACGGAACCACCGGACTCTCGGTGGCATTCGATCTGCCCACTCAGATAGGCTATGACTCCGACCATGAATTATCGGAAGGAGAGGTAGGCAAATCCGGCGTCGCCATCGATACCCTGCGTGACATTGAGATCCTGTTTGATGGCATTTCTCTGGAAAAGGTATCCACCTCCATGACGATCAATTCTACCGCATCCATCCTGCTGGCCATGTACATCGCCCTGGCGAAGAAGCAGGGAGCGGATCTGAAAAATCTGTCAGGCACCATCCAAAACGATCTGCTGAAAGAATACGCCGCCCGTGGTACATACATTTACCCGCCTAAAGCGTCCATGCGTATCATTACAGATATTTTTGATTTCTGTAGCAAAGAACTTCCGAAATGGAACACCATCTCAGTTTCCGGTTATCACATCAGGGAGGCGGGTTCCACGGCCGTGCAGGAACTGGCATTCACCCTGGCCAATGGAAAGGCCTATGTAAAAGCGGCGCAGGAGAAGGGACTGGACATCAATGTCTTTGCGCGCCGGATCTCTTTTTTCTTTAATGCACATAACAACCTCTTCGAAGAAGTGGCCAAGTTCAGAGCAGGCAGACGCATTTGGGCCAAGATCACCAAAGAACTTGGTGCTACCGACCCTAAGGCTCAGATGCTTCGCTTTCACACGCAAACAGGTGGCAGTACCCTGACAGCACAACAGCCACAAAACAATATTGTAAGGGTAGGACTGCAGGCACTGTCTGCCGTGCTCGGCGGAACCCAATCACTGCATACCAACGGATACGACGAAGCACTGGCCCTGCCTACCGAAGAAGCGGCCACTATTGCTCTCAGGACACAACAGATCATCGCACATGAAAGTGGTGTGGCCGATACTGTGGACCCATTAGCCGGTTCATATTTCGTGGAATATCTGACCGATGAGATGGAGCGGAAAACCATGGAATACATCGCCCGGATTGATGCGATGGGTGGTGCTGTACAGGCCATTGAAGACGGCTACATCCAAAAGGAAATTGCTCAGTCCGCTTTCCGCTATCAGGATGATATCGAGAAACAGAAAAAGATCATTGTGGGTGTGAATGCTTTTACAGGCGGGGAACAGGCGCATGGTGATCTGTTCCGTGTGGATGACAGTGTCCGTGATGAGCAGATCAAGAAATTGCACAAGGTAAAAGCGGAAAGAAACCAGGCGGAAGTGGACAATTCATTGCAGGCCTTGGAAGCCGCTGCAAGGGGAGAGCAGAACGTTATGCCCCATATTCTTAGCGCCACCGAAGCGTATGCCAGTCTGGGTGAAATTGCAGATGTCATGCGAAACGTATTCGGAGAATTCGAGGGATAA
- a CDS encoding pyridoxal phosphate-dependent aminotransferase, which translates to MFMERLANRMQALSESQTIAMARKARELAEQGVDVISLSLGQPDFKTPDVIKQAAKKAIDDDFTFYTHVSGYQELREAIAGKLKRDNNLNYKASQIVVSTGAKQSIANVVMCLINPGDEVVVPAPYWVSYIEVIKLAEGTPVIVKSGIENDFKITAAQLEESITPKTRLLIFSSPCNPTGSLYTKEELKAMADVLAKHPDVFVISDEIYEYINFSGKHESIAQFDNIRDRVIIINGCSKGYSMTGWRLGYIAAPEWIAKACDKMQGQITSATCSIGQKAAQRAVEMDPSELQEMVDTFRKRRDLVLELVKEIPGMKANKPEGAFYLFPEISDYFGKSTGNVTINDANDLCMYLLEEAHVAAVPGDAFGAPEYIRLSYATSEDKLRDAFSRLKNALSKLS; encoded by the coding sequence TTGTTTATGGAGCGTTTAGCCAACCGCATGCAAGCACTTTCCGAATCGCAAACCATTGCCATGGCTCGAAAAGCAAGAGAGCTGGCAGAACAGGGAGTGGATGTCATCAGTCTGAGTCTGGGTCAACCGGACTTCAAAACCCCGGACGTGATCAAGCAGGCAGCGAAGAAAGCCATCGATGACGATTTTACGTTTTACACGCATGTTTCAGGTTATCAGGAACTGCGGGAAGCGATTGCCGGCAAGCTTAAGCGCGACAACAATCTCAATTACAAAGCATCACAGATCGTGGTGTCCACCGGTGCCAAGCAGTCTATCGCCAACGTGGTAATGTGTCTGATCAACCCAGGTGACGAAGTGGTGGTGCCCGCTCCATATTGGGTAAGCTACATAGAGGTGATCAAGCTGGCGGAAGGAACACCCGTGATTGTTAAATCCGGTATCGAAAATGACTTCAAGATCACTGCTGCGCAGCTGGAAGAGTCCATTACACCCAAGACCAGACTTCTTATTTTCAGCTCCCCATGCAATCCAACGGGAAGTTTGTACACCAAAGAAGAGCTGAAAGCGATGGCCGATGTGCTGGCCAAACATCCTGATGTATTTGTGATCTCCGATGAGATATATGAGTACATCAATTTCTCAGGCAAACATGAATCCATTGCCCAGTTTGACAACATCCGTGACCGGGTCATTATCATCAACGGTTGTTCGAAAGGATATTCCATGACCGGATGGAGGCTCGGTTACATTGCTGCACCGGAATGGATTGCAAAAGCCTGCGACAAAATGCAGGGACAGATCACTTCAGCAACCTGTTCCATCGGACAAAAAGCTGCCCAACGAGCCGTAGAAATGGATCCATCAGAGCTTCAGGAAATGGTTGATACCTTCCGCAAACGCCGTGACCTGGTGCTGGAACTGGTGAAAGAGATTCCCGGAATGAAAGCAAACAAGCCCGAAGGTGCATTTTATCTTTTCCCTGAAATCTCTGATTACTTCGGTAAGTCAACAGGCAATGTCACCATCAACGATGCGAATGACCTGTGCATGTATTTACTTGAAGAGGCACATGTCGCTGCTGTTCCCGGTGATGCATTCGGTGCACCGGAGTATATCCGGCTTTCATATGCCACTTCCGAAGACAAATTACGAGATGCCTTTTCCAGATTGAAGAATGCACTTTCAAAATTATCATGA
- a CDS encoding D-glycero-beta-D-manno-heptose-7-phosphate kinase — protein sequence MSASSNIETLFNTMAGQTVMVLGDVMVDAYWRGNVQRISPEAPVPIVSVSQKEYRLGGAANVARNLQALGATAMVFSVVGNDENGSVCLDLFAKAGLDGAGMQQSDERITTVKSRILGNHHQMLRVDEESIKPLSEKEEASIVQAVTKQLEGGGIGAVIFEDYDKGILTPTLISAVIAKCRALKIPVAVDPKKDQFMSYRSVSLFKPNLRELSEGIGQPLSGKDIPGLKKAMESFRESQSHEIVMVTLAEYGMAVSSPNGFEHIPAVVRDISDVSGAGDTVISVATLALISGLNPVSAGALANLAGGLVCESPGVVTVQVERLKAEAGRYFGVGRR from the coding sequence TTGAGTGCGTCTTCAAACATAGAAACCCTGTTCAATACCATGGCCGGACAAACGGTGATGGTGTTGGGTGATGTGATGGTAGATGCCTACTGGCGGGGAAATGTTCAGCGCATTTCTCCGGAAGCGCCGGTTCCCATTGTCTCGGTTTCGCAAAAGGAATACCGGCTTGGAGGTGCGGCCAATGTGGCCAGGAACCTTCAGGCGCTCGGAGCAACAGCCATGGTTTTTTCTGTGGTGGGGAATGACGAGAATGGTTCCGTATGTCTTGATCTTTTCGCCAAGGCGGGATTGGACGGCGCGGGTATGCAGCAAAGCGATGAACGCATCACGACCGTCAAATCAAGAATATTAGGAAACCACCATCAGATGCTCAGAGTGGATGAAGAATCCATCAAGCCTTTGTCTGAAAAGGAAGAGGCCTCCATCGTTCAAGCAGTTACAAAACAGCTTGAGGGAGGTGGCATCGGAGCAGTCATCTTCGAGGATTATGACAAAGGGATACTCACACCGACACTCATTTCCGCCGTCATCGCAAAATGTCGTGCACTGAAAATCCCCGTTGCCGTGGATCCGAAGAAAGACCAGTTCATGTCCTACCGAAGTGTATCCTTGTTCAAACCGAATCTTCGGGAGCTCTCGGAAGGGATCGGACAACCACTTAGCGGAAAGGACATTCCAGGATTGAAGAAAGCGATGGAATCATTCAGGGAATCGCAGTCGCATGAGATTGTTATGGTAACGCTTGCGGAATATGGTATGGCCGTTAGCAGTCCGAATGGTTTTGAACATATTCCTGCCGTTGTGAGAGACATCTCCGATGTATCGGGAGCAGGTGACACGGTAATCAGCGTGGCCACACTCGCCTTGATTTCAGGGCTGAATCCCGTTTCGGCGGGAGCACTGGCCAACCTGGCTGGCGGATTGGTATGTGAGAGTCCAGGGGTTGTCACCGTACAGGTAGAGCGGCTTAAGGCAGAGGCTGGGAGGTATTTTGGAGTAGGCAGGAGGTAG
- the ubiE gene encoding bifunctional demethylmenaquinone methyltransferase/2-methoxy-6-polyprenyl-1,4-benzoquinol methylase UbiE translates to MFDSISPRYDFLNHILSMGIDVGWRKKALSQLKDTRPERILDVATGTGDFAIQALTLKPAKVTGIDISNGMLDVGKEKVKKKNLEHKIELMYGDSEHMPFEDNSFDAVTVAFGVRNFEHLDMGLKEMHRVIRPGGKAVVLEFSNPKRFPVKQIFGLYCNTIMPWIGKKVSRHATAYSYLPKSVREFPEGQAFLDVLSNAGFRSVKRIPVTFGIATIYLGEKH, encoded by the coding sequence ATGTTTGACAGCATATCACCCAGATATGATTTTTTAAATCATATCCTGTCGATGGGAATTGATGTGGGCTGGAGAAAGAAAGCACTGAGTCAACTAAAAGATACCAGGCCGGAACGGATATTGGACGTGGCTACCGGAACCGGAGACTTTGCCATACAAGCCCTGACACTAAAACCCGCAAAGGTGACCGGCATTGATATCTCCAATGGAATGCTGGATGTTGGAAAAGAGAAGGTGAAGAAGAAAAATCTGGAACATAAGATCGAACTGATGTACGGTGACTCAGAACATATGCCATTTGAGGACAATAGTTTTGATGCCGTGACCGTTGCTTTTGGCGTGAGGAACTTCGAACATCTGGATATGGGGTTAAAGGAAATGCATCGGGTGATCAGGCCGGGAGGCAAGGCCGTTGTGCTGGAATTTTCCAACCCGAAGCGATTTCCGGTGAAGCAGATTTTCGGCCTGTACTGTAACACCATCATGCCCTGGATAGGTAAAAAGGTATCGCGGCATGCGACTGCCTATTCATACCTTCCAAAGTCTGTCAGGGAATTTCCCGAAGGGCAGGCATTCCTGGACGTGCTGAGCAATGCAGGCTTCCGCTCCGTAAAACGTATTCCGGTGACGTTTGGGATTGCCACCATTTATCTTGGTGAAAAACATTGA
- a CDS encoding PorT family protein: protein MKTIFHNTLIAGLILLGSLNVYAQRPTTKNLAVYDNQILHFGFLLGLNSCDFVLKTDPDILSLDTVLSVETRAQSGFSLGIVSDLRMNSHWNLRFLPTLSFGERNIKYRINFQTKNEIREVKKKVESTFLMFPFNFKYRSARVNNYRVYLVGGPNFAFDLASQEDTDQLLKPDEALVKIRKADVMMEVGIGIDFYLEFFKFTPELKVGYGIPNLLVKDNEVYSQAISSLRSKIFMFTFYFE, encoded by the coding sequence TTGAAGACCATCTTTCATAATACGTTGATCGCCGGTTTGATCCTCTTGGGTTCGCTTAATGTGTATGCACAACGCCCGACCACCAAGAACCTGGCAGTTTACGATAACCAGATATTGCATTTCGGTTTCCTCCTGGGGCTTAACAGCTGTGACTTTGTCCTGAAAACAGATCCGGATATTCTTAGTCTGGATACGGTCTTATCCGTTGAGACCCGCGCACAATCCGGCTTTTCTCTTGGCATCGTATCTGACCTTCGAATGAATTCACACTGGAACCTGCGATTCCTCCCTACCCTTTCTTTCGGAGAGCGAAATATCAAGTACCGGATCAATTTTCAAACGAAGAATGAGATCCGCGAAGTAAAAAAGAAGGTGGAGAGCACCTTCCTGATGTTTCCCTTTAACTTCAAGTACCGCTCTGCCAGGGTAAACAATTACCGTGTGTACCTGGTGGGTGGTCCTAATTTTGCATTTGACCTGGCCTCACAAGAAGATACGGATCAGTTGTTAAAGCCTGATGAGGCATTGGTGAAGATCCGTAAGGCAGACGTGATGATGGAAGTGGGCATCGGTATCGACTTTTATCTGGAGTTTTTCAAATTCACACCGGAGCTGAAGGTTGGATACGGAATACCCAATTTACTTGTAAAAGATAACGAGGTGTACTCTCAGGCAATCAGCTCCCTGCGCTCAAAGATCTTCATGTTTACTTTTTACTTCGAGTAA
- a CDS encoding RNA methyltransferase, with translation MEILSKAKTRWLKSLRIKKHREASGYFVVEGAKIISEVLEAGWNVSLIVAGQHVDEDIITKAGMQNVMVCTADESTIRELSSLSTPPGLMAAVAFPETPSIETLKFSGTYLYCDGIRDPGNLGTILRCADWFGHGALICSPDCAEVWNAKTLMASMGSFLRVPVLSADGATFFAAAKAKGYAICGSVMDGMDIYDHNIVRDTILVIGNESEGIRPELMAFLDQKVSIPGGKPGQPHAESLNAAMAASILSAEWFRVTRSKK, from the coding sequence ATGGAAATACTCAGCAAAGCAAAAACGCGCTGGCTTAAAAGCCTTCGTATAAAAAAACACAGGGAAGCATCAGGATATTTCGTTGTGGAAGGTGCCAAGATCATTTCGGAAGTACTGGAAGCAGGTTGGAATGTATCGCTGATTGTTGCTGGTCAGCATGTGGATGAGGATATAATCACCAAGGCTGGGATGCAGAACGTGATGGTTTGCACTGCGGATGAGTCAACGATAAGGGAGTTGTCATCCCTTTCCACGCCACCGGGGCTGATGGCAGCGGTAGCCTTTCCTGAAACTCCTTCTATTGAAACACTCAAATTCTCAGGTACCTATTTGTACTGCGATGGGATTCGGGATCCGGGCAACCTGGGAACCATACTTCGCTGTGCCGATTGGTTTGGACATGGGGCACTGATCTGTTCACCCGATTGTGCCGAGGTATGGAATGCAAAGACCCTGATGGCCAGCATGGGATCTTTCTTGCGTGTGCCCGTTTTGTCTGCGGATGGTGCCACATTCTTTGCAGCGGCAAAGGCGAAGGGTTATGCTATTTGCGGATCGGTGATGGACGGTATGGATATTTACGATCACAACATTGTCAGAGATACCATACTGGTGATTGGGAATGAATCGGAAGGCATCAGGCCGGAACTCATGGCTTTTCTGGATCAAAAGGTGAGCATACCGGGAGGGAAGCCGGGGCAACCCCATGCGGAATCCCTGAACGCAGCAATGGCCGCAAGTATCCTTTCCGCAGAATGGTTCAGGGTTACTCGAAGTAAAAAGTAA